One genomic window of Aquisalimonas sp. 2447 includes the following:
- the pcnB gene encoding polynucleotide adenylyltransferase PcnB produces MTEQELEELRAGIRVIPREDHQVSRKNISDKALKVLYRLHNAGFEAYLVGGGVRDLSLGREPKDFDIATDARPEDVKDLFRNCRLIGRRFRLAHVHFGREIIEVATFRALHDPDADDNDGDVEIEDGRILRDNVYGTVEEDAFRRDFTINSLYYSIADFSVVDFANGLKDLEEGRVRLIGDPATRYREDPVRMLRAARFAAKLGFRIDEATGAPIPEMAELLDHVPQARLFDEVMKLLMAGAGAATFSILRQYGLFGHLFPQTEAVLGGDRGEVWDLFILRALENTDRRVNEDKPVTPAFLFAALLWPRVTERSEVLAADDSLSPAQALQEAIAEVVGQQLERVAIPKRFSVPMREIMLLQPRLERYQGKRARRLLSHPRFRAAYDFLLIRAAAGDAPQELADRWTAMQQGDGEAEKAPTGEDGAPKKRRRRRRRPRRNEAPETPE; encoded by the coding sequence GTGACAGAACAGGAACTCGAGGAACTACGCGCGGGCATTCGCGTCATTCCCCGGGAGGACCATCAGGTCTCCCGCAAGAACATCAGCGACAAGGCCCTCAAGGTGCTCTACCGGCTGCACAACGCCGGTTTCGAGGCGTACCTAGTGGGTGGTGGTGTGCGCGATCTGTCGCTGGGGCGCGAACCCAAGGACTTCGATATCGCCACCGATGCGCGCCCGGAGGACGTCAAGGACTTGTTCCGTAACTGCCGTCTGATCGGCCGCCGATTCCGGCTCGCACACGTTCACTTCGGTCGCGAGATCATCGAGGTTGCTACCTTCCGCGCCCTCCACGATCCGGATGCCGATGACAACGACGGCGACGTGGAGATCGAGGACGGACGCATCCTGCGTGACAACGTCTACGGGACGGTGGAGGAGGACGCTTTCCGGCGTGACTTCACCATCAACTCCCTCTACTACAGCATTGCCGATTTCTCCGTGGTGGATTTCGCCAACGGCCTCAAGGACCTCGAGGAGGGCAGAGTGCGGCTCATCGGCGATCCGGCCACCCGCTACCGGGAGGATCCGGTACGCATGCTGCGGGCGGCGCGGTTTGCCGCCAAGCTCGGTTTCCGCATCGACGAGGCCACCGGCGCGCCCATACCGGAGATGGCCGAACTGCTGGATCACGTCCCCCAGGCGCGCCTGTTCGACGAGGTCATGAAACTGCTGATGGCCGGGGCCGGGGCGGCAACGTTCTCCATTCTTCGCCAGTACGGCCTGTTCGGTCACCTGTTCCCGCAGACGGAGGCGGTTCTGGGCGGCGACCGTGGCGAAGTCTGGGACCTCTTCATCCTGCGTGCGCTGGAGAATACCGATCGGCGTGTGAACGAGGACAAGCCGGTGACACCGGCGTTCCTGTTCGCGGCGCTGCTGTGGCCCCGTGTCACCGAACGGAGCGAGGTGCTGGCCGCAGACGACAGTCTGTCGCCGGCTCAGGCGCTACAGGAGGCCATCGCCGAGGTGGTGGGGCAGCAACTGGAGCGGGTGGCGATTCCCAAGCGTTTCAGCGTGCCCATGCGCGAGATCATGCTGCTGCAGCCGCGGCTGGAGCGCTACCAGGGCAAGCGGGCACGGCGACTGCTGTCCCATCCGCGGTTCCGCGCCGCCTATGACTTCCTGCTCATTCGTGCCGCCGCGGGGGATGCGCCCCAGGAACTGGCCGATCGCTGGACGGCGATGCAGCAGGGAGATGGTGAAGCCGAGAAGGCGCCGACGGGGGAAGACGGGGCGCCGAAGAAGCGCCGTCGTCGGCGCCGTCGGCCGCGGCGCAACGAGGCGCCGGAAACGCCGGAATAA
- a CDS encoding RDD family protein, which translates to MNASTIETSEPGLMRRLASLTYDSMLVFAVLMAATALLLPITGGEAMDGLGPATFLYQAYLLLVVFGFFAMCWTHGGQTLGMRAWRIRLVLADGSPVQLREAAMRYAAALLTWIPLALILLWTHQHGLIGMASVPVMGVFVWSLGGKGRLAWHDRLAGTRLIVMPKGQ; encoded by the coding sequence ATGAACGCGTCCACCATTGAGACATCCGAACCCGGCCTGATGCGCCGGCTGGCGTCCCTGACCTACGATTCCATGCTGGTCTTCGCCGTGCTGATGGCGGCCACGGCCCTGCTGCTGCCGATTACCGGCGGCGAGGCGATGGACGGCCTCGGTCCCGCCACCTTCCTCTATCAGGCGTATCTGCTGCTGGTGGTGTTCGGCTTCTTTGCCATGTGCTGGACCCACGGCGGCCAGACCCTGGGCATGCGAGCGTGGCGGATCCGGCTGGTTCTGGCCGACGGCAGCCCGGTGCAGCTACGCGAGGCGGCCATGCGCTATGCGGCGGCCCTGCTGACCTGGATCCCGCTGGCACTGATCCTGCTCTGGACCCACCAGCACGGCCTCATTGGAATGGCCTCCGTGCCAGTGATGGGCGTGTTCGTTTGGAGTCTCGGCGGGAAGGGGCGGCTGGCCTGGCACGACCGGCTGGCCGGAACACGCCTGATCGTCATGCCCAAGGGACAGTGA
- the folK gene encoding 2-amino-4-hydroxy-6-hydroxymethyldihydropteridine diphosphokinase, translating into MTGTTTAWIGLGSNLDDPQAQVRAAAAALGRTDGLQVEAVSSLYTSPPMGPPDQPDFINAVMQVTTMLGAEAVLDVLLAQEQAQARRRGRRWGPRTLDLDLLLFGDAVINSPRLQVPHPGIHARAFVLYPLAELAPGLHIPGMGSLQELLCVCPAAGLQRIRTDGTTVAVADG; encoded by the coding sequence ATGACCGGCACAACCACTGCCTGGATCGGTCTGGGCAGCAATCTGGATGACCCGCAGGCCCAGGTTCGTGCCGCCGCCGCGGCGCTTGGGCGGACTGATGGCCTGCAGGTCGAGGCGGTATCCAGTCTGTACACCAGCCCCCCCATGGGCCCGCCGGATCAACCTGACTTCATCAATGCCGTCATGCAGGTGACTACCATGCTCGGTGCGGAGGCGGTGCTGGACGTGCTGCTGGCGCAGGAGCAGGCCCAGGCACGGCGCCGCGGCCGGCGCTGGGGGCCGCGGACGCTGGATCTGGATCTGCTGCTGTTCGGTGATGCGGTGATCAACAGCCCCCGCTTGCAGGTACCGCACCCCGGTATACATGCGCGCGCGTTTGTGCTGTATCCTCTCGCCGAACTGGCGCCGGGGTTGCACATCCCGGGCATGGGGTCGTTGCAGGAACTGCTGTGCGTGTGTCCGGCGGCCGGCCTGCAGCGAATACGGACAGACGGTACGACAGTGGCGGTCGCTGATGGCTGA
- the lptG gene encoding LPS export ABC transporter permease LptG: MRILDRYIARAVIGGSLTVLLIIVSMELIFSFVDESGDIDDEYTAFQALLYVALTGPQRAYEAFPIATLIGSLMTLGGMAARHELVVMRASGMSVLNIGRSVMTAGLLLALVAAAIGEWVAPPAERASLDVEAQARGGQVSMLSRDGFWARDGQRFISVGSAPSASLLEDVRIYAFDDQRRLREVTTASRARYAGDGWDLENVQRNRFAGGNVDTESQDSLFWEAGLQPDVLDVVVVDPETLSMVELWTYIGYLQRNELESERYELALWLKIGTPIATLTMLLLTIPLAFGSLRSTGAGQRIFVGVMIGIAFYLSNRLLNHLGLVYGIPPMVSALLPTLICLAAAIYFTARIR, from the coding sequence ATGCGCATTCTTGATCGCTACATCGCCCGGGCCGTGATCGGTGGCAGCCTCACAGTGCTGCTGATTATCGTGTCCATGGAGCTGATCTTCTCCTTTGTCGACGAGAGCGGCGATATCGACGACGAGTACACAGCCTTCCAGGCGCTTCTCTACGTCGCACTCACGGGGCCGCAACGGGCGTATGAGGCGTTTCCCATCGCCACCCTCATCGGCAGCCTGATGACCCTGGGCGGCATGGCCGCCCGGCACGAACTGGTGGTCATGCGGGCTTCGGGCATGTCCGTGCTCAACATCGGCCGGTCGGTGATGACGGCCGGCCTCCTGCTGGCGTTGGTGGCAGCGGCCATCGGCGAATGGGTAGCGCCCCCGGCCGAGCGCGCCTCGCTGGATGTCGAGGCACAGGCCCGGGGCGGGCAGGTCTCCATGCTCAGCCGGGACGGTTTCTGGGCCCGGGACGGGCAGCGCTTCATCAGTGTCGGCTCGGCGCCTTCGGCCTCGTTGCTCGAGGACGTGCGCATCTATGCCTTTGACGACCAGCGCCGTTTGCGGGAGGTGACCACCGCCAGCCGTGCCCGCTACGCGGGTGACGGCTGGGATCTGGAGAACGTGCAGCGCAACCGTTTCGCCGGCGGCAACGTCGATACCGAAAGCCAGGATTCCCTGTTCTGGGAGGCCGGCCTGCAGCCGGACGTACTGGACGTGGTGGTGGTGGACCCGGAGACGCTGTCCATGGTGGAGCTGTGGACCTACATCGGCTATCTGCAGCGCAACGAACTGGAAAGCGAGCGCTACGAGCTGGCGCTGTGGCTGAAGATCGGCACGCCCATCGCCACATTGACCATGCTGCTGTTGACCATCCCCCTGGCCTTTGGCTCGCTGCGTTCCACCGGGGCGGGGCAGCGGATCTTCGTGGGGGTGATGATCGGCATCGCCTTCTATCTGTCCAACCGGCTGCTCAACCACCTGGGGCTGGTCTACGGCATTCCACCCATGGTCAGCGCTCTGCTACCGACACTGATCTGCCTGGCGGCGGCCATCTACTTCACCGCGCGTATTCGTTGA
- the lptF gene encoding LPS export ABC transporter permease LptF, producing MGFTIVARYLIREIGQAWLAVTLVLTAVLFTNRLVRYLGDAASGAIPGDMVMQLMGYKALSYLALAIPGSFFLGIILALGRLYRDSEMAALGACGIGPKELYKALFLLAAPLTMIIAWMALDMGPWAAREGREAEQLAQEAVEIQAIRPGRFIQSSQADGMFYIERFSEDGERMRNVFLQTRQGGEQILLSADEGYVEADPETGDQYLVLLDGRRYDGEPGQGRWREYEYAVHGVRIAEGDPPEVRVRRDGMPTSELWGSDDLGDISELQWRLSMPVMVVTLGLMAIPLSRSSPRDGRYGRLLLAVLVYAVYSNGLTVSQGWLEEGTLPPWLGLWPVHVVAATVALLWLAHQYGVLRRRGGRSGSGGANAHS from the coding sequence GTGGGGTTCACCATTGTCGCCCGCTACCTCATCCGCGAGATCGGCCAGGCCTGGCTGGCCGTCACGCTGGTGCTGACTGCCGTGCTGTTCACCAACCGCCTGGTGCGCTATCTGGGGGACGCCGCCAGTGGCGCCATTCCCGGCGACATGGTCATGCAGCTCATGGGGTACAAGGCGCTGAGCTACCTGGCCCTCGCCATCCCCGGGAGCTTTTTCCTCGGTATCATCCTCGCCCTGGGCCGGTTGTACCGGGACAGCGAAATGGCTGCCCTGGGGGCCTGCGGTATCGGCCCGAAAGAGCTCTACAAGGCGCTGTTCCTGCTGGCGGCACCGTTGACCATGATCATTGCCTGGATGGCGCTGGACATGGGGCCCTGGGCCGCCCGGGAAGGGCGCGAGGCAGAGCAGCTGGCGCAGGAGGCAGTGGAGATCCAGGCCATCCGCCCCGGGCGGTTCATCCAGTCCAGCCAGGCGGACGGCATGTTCTACATCGAGCGCTTCTCCGAGGACGGTGAGCGCATGCGCAACGTGTTCCTGCAGACCCGTCAGGGCGGCGAGCAGATTCTTCTTAGCGCCGATGAGGGCTACGTGGAAGCGGATCCGGAAACCGGGGATCAGTACCTGGTGCTGCTGGACGGGCGCCGTTACGACGGCGAGCCGGGCCAGGGCCGGTGGCGGGAATACGAGTACGCCGTGCACGGCGTGCGCATTGCCGAGGGGGATCCTCCGGAGGTACGGGTGCGCCGGGACGGCATGCCCACCTCGGAGCTGTGGGGGTCCGACGATCTCGGTGACATCTCCGAGCTGCAGTGGCGCCTGTCCATGCCGGTGATGGTGGTGACGCTGGGGCTGATGGCGATTCCCCTGAGCCGCAGCTCGCCCCGGGACGGGCGCTATGGCCGGCTGCTGCTGGCCGTGCTGGTCTACGCCGTGTACTCCAATGGGCTCACGGTCAGCCAGGGCTGGCTGGAGGAGGGCACGTTGCCCCCTTGGCTGGGGCTGTGGCCGGTGCACGTGGTTGCGGCGACGGTGGCGTTGCTGTGGCTGGCACATCAGTACGGCGTGCTGCGGCGGCGAGGCGGCCGATCCGGATCAGGAGGGGCGAATGCGCATTCTTGA
- the panB gene encoding 3-methyl-2-oxobutanoate hydroxymethyltransferase produces MYAGESRKRPVTVASLAKMKAAGDKIACLTAYDYSFAAVTDAAGVDVILVGDSLGMTMQGRETTLSVTMEDLIYHARCVAAARPRALLMVDMPFMSHATVDDALRNGARMMKEAGAQMIKLEGGREQVEAVSRLSGAGVPVCAHLGLQPQSVHKLGGYRVQGKDAAAADAMVSDARALAEAGADMILLECVPATVAARVTQEVSVPVIGIGAGADTDGQILVLQDILGITPGKTPKFSHDFMDDAETIQGAVEAYVSAVREGRFPLPEHTF; encoded by the coding sequence ATGTACGCCGGTGAATCCCGCAAGCGCCCCGTCACTGTCGCCAGCCTGGCAAAAATGAAGGCCGCGGGTGACAAGATTGCCTGTCTGACCGCCTACGACTACTCCTTCGCCGCCGTGACGGATGCGGCGGGCGTCGACGTGATCCTGGTCGGGGACTCTCTGGGCATGACCATGCAGGGCCGCGAGACCACTCTGTCCGTGACCATGGAAGACCTCATCTACCATGCCCGCTGCGTTGCCGCGGCGCGCCCACGGGCGCTGCTGATGGTGGACATGCCGTTCATGAGCCATGCCACTGTCGACGATGCCCTGCGCAACGGTGCGCGCATGATGAAAGAGGCGGGTGCGCAGATGATCAAGCTCGAGGGTGGGCGTGAGCAGGTGGAGGCAGTCAGCCGCCTCAGCGGGGCCGGCGTGCCGGTGTGCGCCCACCTGGGTCTGCAGCCGCAGTCGGTGCACAAGCTGGGTGGCTACCGGGTCCAGGGCAAGGATGCGGCGGCCGCCGACGCTATGGTCAGTGATGCCCGGGCGCTGGCGGAGGCGGGCGCGGACATGATCCTGCTGGAATGCGTCCCCGCCACCGTGGCGGCCCGCGTCACCCAGGAAGTGTCGGTGCCGGTGATCGGCATCGGCGCCGGTGCCGATACCGACGGCCAGATCCTGGTGTTGCAGGACATCCTCGGCATCACGCCGGGCAAGACGCCGAAGTTCTCGCACGATTTCATGGACGACGCTGAGACCATCCAGGGAGCGGTGGAGGCCTACGTCAGCGCGGTCCGCGAGGGCCGTTTCCCGCTGCCGGAACACACCTTCTGA
- a CDS encoding deoxynucleoside kinase — protein sequence MAEHNDPAYVVVEGPIGVGKTTLARRLAGSFGSELLLEGAEDNPFLERFYENPRDAAFATQMHFLMQRAEQLRGLRQADLFETTRIADFLFEKDRLFAQLTLTPEEFELYERVYNHLAPEVQPPDLVIYLQAPVSVLMERVRKRGIEAEQRIDAEYLQRLSDAYVEFFHHYDRAPLLIVNAAEIDLVSNDGDYWQLLERLRTIRSGRHFFNPAPIA from the coding sequence ATGGCTGAACACAACGACCCGGCATACGTGGTGGTGGAAGGGCCCATCGGTGTGGGCAAGACGACGCTGGCGCGGCGGCTTGCCGGCAGTTTCGGCAGCGAACTGTTGCTGGAAGGCGCCGAAGACAACCCATTCCTGGAGCGTTTCTACGAGAATCCCCGGGATGCCGCGTTCGCCACGCAGATGCACTTTCTCATGCAGCGGGCCGAGCAGCTGCGGGGGCTTCGGCAGGCCGACCTGTTCGAGACCACGCGCATTGCCGACTTCCTGTTCGAGAAGGACCGGCTGTTCGCCCAGCTCACCCTGACCCCGGAGGAGTTCGAGCTGTACGAACGGGTTTACAATCATCTGGCGCCGGAGGTGCAACCGCCGGATCTGGTGATCTATCTGCAGGCGCCGGTGAGCGTGCTCATGGAGCGCGTGCGCAAGCGCGGCATCGAGGCCGAGCAACGCATTGATGCCGAGTATCTGCAGCGGCTCAGCGATGCCTACGTGGAGTTCTTCCACCACTATGACCGGGCTCCGCTGTTGATCGTCAACGCCGCGGAGATCGACCTTGTCAGCAACGACGGCGATTACTGGCAGCTGCTTGAGCGCCTGCGGACCATCCGCAGCGGGCGTCATTTCTTCAATCCGGCGCCCATCGCCTGA
- the panC gene encoding pantoate--beta-alanine ligase produces the protein METERQIDAVRAQVRAWQSQGLKVGFVPTMGNLHEGHLRLVRHARRVSDRVVVSIFVNPTQFAPGEDFESYPRTMERDSELLREELADLLFNPTVAEVYPRGLDHLATVHVPGLSEILCGAYRPGHFTGVATVVCKLFNMVVPDCAVFGRKDFQQFQVIRRMVTDLNMPVEIIGSPTAREYDGLAMSSRNAYLEPAQRELAPALYRCLRRLAEALAAGERDFGMLESDGWRELATAGMLPDYVSIRRRADLSEPVPDLPANDLVVLAAVHLGRARLIDNIEVADIVTEGS, from the coding sequence ATGGAGACAGAGCGCCAGATCGATGCCGTGCGTGCCCAGGTGCGGGCGTGGCAGTCGCAGGGCCTGAAGGTGGGGTTCGTGCCCACCATGGGCAATCTGCACGAGGGTCATCTGCGGCTGGTGCGCCATGCCCGCCGGGTGAGCGACCGGGTCGTGGTCAGCATTTTCGTCAATCCCACCCAGTTCGCGCCGGGGGAGGACTTCGAAAGTTATCCGCGCACCATGGAGCGTGACAGCGAGCTGCTCCGGGAGGAGCTCGCCGACCTGCTGTTCAATCCCACCGTGGCAGAGGTCTACCCGCGTGGTCTGGACCACTTGGCCACGGTGCACGTTCCGGGGCTGTCCGAGATTCTTTGCGGTGCCTACCGTCCCGGCCACTTCACCGGCGTTGCCACGGTGGTGTGCAAGCTGTTCAACATGGTGGTCCCGGACTGCGCGGTGTTCGGGCGCAAGGACTTCCAGCAGTTCCAGGTCATTCGGCGAATGGTCACGGACCTGAACATGCCGGTGGAAATCATCGGCTCACCGACGGCCCGGGAATACGACGGCCTGGCCATGAGTTCCCGCAACGCCTACCTGGAACCTGCCCAGCGGGAGCTCGCGCCTGCGCTCTACCGTTGCCTTCGCCGGCTGGCAGAGGCCCTGGCCGCTGGCGAGCGGGATTTCGGCATGCTGGAGAGCGACGGCTGGCGCGAGCTGGCCACGGCGGGCATGTTGCCGGACTACGTCAGCATTCGGCGCCGAGCGGATCTCTCCGAGCCGGTGCCGGATCTGCCCGCCAACGATCTGGTGGTGCTGGCGGCGGTGCACCTGGGGCGGGCGCGCCTGATCGACAACATCGAAGTTGCCGACATCGTCACCGAGGGGAGCTGA